The nucleotide sequence CACCAAGCGCCAGGCCCAGGAGGCGATCGCCGAGCAGGCGACCCGCGTCCAGATGCCGTACGTCAACCAGCGCTGGCTCGGTGGCATGCTCACCAACTTCCAGACGGTGCACAAGCGCCTGCTGCGCCTCAAGGACCTCGAGGCCATGGAGGAGAGCGGTGGGTTCGTCGGTTTCACCAAGAAGGAAATCCTTCTGATGACCCGCGAGAAGGACAAGCTGGCCAAGACCCTTGGTGGCATCCGCGACATGACCCGGGTGCCGTCGGCTGTATGGATCGTGGACACGAAGAAGGAGCACATCGCCGTCGGTGAGGCTCGCAAGCTGAACATCCCGGTCGTTGCGGTGCTCGACACCAACTGCGACCCGGACGAGGTCGACTACCCGGTGCCGGGCAACGACGACGCGATCCGCTCCGCTGCGCTGCTGACCAAGGTCGTCGCCGAAGCCGTCGCCGAGGGCCTGCTGGCCCGTTCCGGTGGCGCTGCGGTCGCCGCGGGTGAAGAGCCGCTGGCCGAGTGGGAGCGCGAGCTGCTGCAGACCCACGAGGAGACCGCCCCGGCTGACGCCGCTCCGGCACCCGCTGCCGACGAGGTCATCACCGAGGGCGCGACGGCCGAACTGGTCGCCGACGCCGAGGTGGCCGATGCTGCGACCGAGGGCAGCGACACCGCCGCCGGTCTTGCCTCGCTGAACTAGTCAGCACGTGCCGGGCAGCCCACGACGGGTTGCCCGGCACTGCCATGTCCGGACCACCGGACCCCGGCATGCACCCCGGCACCATGCACCACCGGCAGCTGGATCAACGAGCTGCCCACCGTCGAGAAGGAAGGATCGCGCCACAGATGGCGAACTACAGCGCTGCAGACGTCAAGAAGCTCCGGGAACTGACCGGAGCCGGATTCATGGATTGCAAGAAGGCCCTGGAGGAGAACGAGGGCGACTTCGACAAGGCTATCGAGTTCCTCCGGATCAAGAACGCCAAGAACGCGTCCAAGCGCGCCGAGCGGACCACCGCCGAGGGCATGGTCGCCGCGTCCGGCAACGCACTGATCGAGCTGAACTCCGAGACCGACTTCGTCGCCAAGAACCAGGATTTCCAGGATCTGGCGAACAAGATCGCGGCAGCCGCCGCGGCCACCGAGGGCGACGTCACGGTCGAGTCGGTGCTGGCCGCTCCGCTGGGGACGGGCACCGTCGAGGACGAGATCACCAACGCGGCAGGACGACTCGGAGAGAAGCTCGTCCTGAACCGGGTCGCCAAGTTCGACGGCCAGACCACGGTGTACCTGCACAAGAGGTCCGCCGACCTCCCGCCGGTCATCGGGGTCCTCGTGCAGTACACGGGCAGCGACGCCGAGACGGCCCGCGGCTCCGCCATGCAGATCTCCGCGGTCCCCACCACCAAGTACCTCTCCCGCGAGGAGGTGCCCGCCGAAGTGCTCGAGTCCGAGCAGCGCATCGCCGAGGGCATCGCTCGCGAGGAGGGCAAGCCGGAGGCGGCACTGCCCAAGATCGTCGAAGGCCGGGTCAACGGGTTCTACAAGGCCGCGGTCCTCGGCGAGCAGAGCTGGGTCCGGGATTCGAAGATGACGGTCGCGAAGGTCCTGGCCGGCGCCGGCGTCGACGTCACCGCCTTCGTGCGCTTCGAGGTCGGCACGGCGTGATCTAGTAGTACCGATCGGGATCGGCTGCATCCTGTGCGTGGCCGACCCCGATCTCTCACGTTCGCACTGGTGAAGACGAGGCCAACATGACCGAGACCGAGACCGACCGTCGCCCGTTCCGCCGGGTGGTGCTCAAACTCGGCGGTGAGATGTTCGGCGGGGGCCAGGTCGGCGTCGACCCGGACGTGGTCTCCGGGGTCGCCCGGCAGATCGCGGAGGTCGTCGGCGACGGCGTCCAGGTCGCGGTGGTGATCGGCGGGGGCAACTTCTTCCGCGGTGCGGAATTGAACAGCCGCGGCATGGACCGGGCCAGGGCCGACTACATGGGCATGCTTGGCACCGTCATGAACAGCCTTGCGCTGCAAGACTTCCTGGAACGCGAGCACCACCTCGACACGCGGGTCCAGACGGCCATCACGATGGGCCAGGTGGCCGAGCCCTACATCCCCCGGCGTGCCCAGCGACATCTGGAGAAGGGCCGCATCGTCATCTTCGCAGCCGGGATGGGCATGCCGTACTTCTCCACCGACACCACCGCAGCCCAGCGGGCCCTGGAGATCAACGCCGAGGTCGTCCTGATGGCTAAAGCCGTCGACGGTGTCTTCGACGCCGACCCGCGGGTGGTGCCCGACGCCAAGATGTTCGCCGAGATCACCCACCGGGAGGTGCTGGAACGCGGCCTGCAGGTCGCCGACGCCACGGCTTTCAGCCTCTGCATGGACAACTCGATGCCGATCATCGTGTTCAACCTGCTCACCGATGGCAACATCGGCAAGGCGGTCAGGGGCGAGAGGATCGGCACGCTGGTGTCGACTCCCCGTTCGCACTAGTTCCTGCGTACGAAGTAGGTTCGCTGTAGAAGCCACGCCGGCGACACCGCGCCGGCTGGGACGAAAGGCACCAGACATGTCCGACCTGATCGACGAGACGCTGTTCGACGCGGAAGAGAAGATGGAGAAGGCGGTCCTGGTCGCCAAGGAGGATCTGTCCAGCCTGCGGACCGGTCGGGCCAACCCGAACACCTTCAGCCGCATCGTCATCGACTACTACGGTGCCACCACCCCATTGCAGCAGATGGCCTCGATCACCATCCCCGAGGCGCGGATGGCCGTCATCAAGCCGTACGACCAGAGCCAGCTGGGGTCCATCGAGCGTGCGATCCGCGACTCCGACCTGGGCGTGAATCCCAGCAACGACGGGAACATCATCCGGATCATCTTCCCGCAGCTGACCGAGGAGCGCCGCCGCAGCATGGGCAAGGTCGCCCGGGCCAAGGGCGAGGACGCGAAGGTCTCGGTGCGCAACATCCGCCGCAAGGCCAAGGAGACCCTGGACAAGGCCGTGAAGGACGGGGACACCGGCGAGGACGAGGGTGCCAGGGCCGAGAAGGAACTGCAGATCGTCACCGATCGGTACACAGCGTCGATCGACGAGCTGGTCAGACACAAGGAAGCCGAGTTGCTCGAGGACTGATGGCCGGCCCGACTTCGCACGACGCGACCTCCGGGGTCCCGCCCGCCTCCCCGCAACCGGCTGCGACCGTTTCGAAGGCAGGCCGGAACTTGCCGATGGCGATCGGAGTCGGTCTCGGTCTCGGCCTGGTCGTCGTGGTCTGCCTTCTGCTACTGCGCGAGATCTTCGTCCTGGTCGTCATCGCGGCGGTGGTCGCCTCCGTCTGGGAGATGCGTGCCACGCTCGCCACGGCCCGCGGTATCACCATCACCTGGATCCCGGTGGCGCTCGGGTCGGCGGTCACCATCGCTCTGACCTGGCCCTACGGACACACGGCACAGATGCTGGGCATCGCCCTCACGTCCCTGGCGGTGATGGGGTGGCGCTTCGGCCGAGGGGCCGACGGCTATCTGGCCGACGTCAGCGCGTCCATCTTCCTGACGATCTACCTGGGACTGTTCGCCACCTTCGCGACGCTGATGGTCGCCCCGCACGATGGGCACGCCCGGATCCTGGCGTTCCTGATCATGGTGGTCTGCTCCGACACCGGCGGCTACGCCGCGGGCGCGCTACTGGGCAGACATCCGATGGCGCCGACGATCTCGCCGAAGAAGTCGTGGGAGGGATTCACTGGTTCGGTCGTCACGGCGATGGCCGGCGGTGCGTTGTCTCTCTCGTTGATGCCGGCGCTGCACCACCCCTGGTGGCAGGGGGCGATCATCGGGCTGGTGCTGGCCTGCGTGTCCACCGGGGGAGACCTCGCCGAGTCGCTGATCAAACGTGACCTCGGCGTCAAGGACATGGGCACCCTGCTGCCCGGCCACGGCGGCGTGATGGACCGGATGGATTCGCTGCTGCCCTCGGCAGTGGTCTGCTGGGCGCTGCTGACGCTGTTCGTCCCGGTCTGACGGCGGACGCCCCGATCAGTGCGCGGGTCGCCAGCGATCCAGGTGCGGGCCGTCCGGCCGGCAGGTGTAGTTCCGGCCGTCGATGCCGATGCCCGTCATCGTCTTGTTGAGGCAGCCCCCGCCGTCCACGACCGCGCGCCACGCGAGCGAACCGGTGGCGAAGTTGCGCTGGCAGAAGACGTTCGAGCCGCCGGGGGCGGTGTCCTTCGCGCCCAGGGTCTGGCACGGCTGCCCGGCTGTCGGCGCGCCCGCCGGAGGGGCGGGGGTCGATCGGGGGGTCGTGGTCGTGGTCGTGGTCGGTGTGGTTGTCGGGGTGGCGGCGGGTGGTGGCGGCGGGGCGGGCGTCGGGGCGTGAGCAGGGGTCGGGGTGGTGGTGGTCAGATAGATGGTGATGACGGTGGCCGGTGGGACCGACCGCCGGGGGGTCGCCTTGACGGGGGTGGTGGTCGGCCGGACCGGGCCGAGGACGGCGGACGTCCCCGCCACCCCGACCGACGGGGGCGGAGCTGACGGGGCTGGACCTGACGTCATCGGAATCGACGCGGACGCGGACGCAGGCGCCGGAGCTGAAATCGAGGCCTGAACGGACGCCGGGGCCACGGCACCGGCGCTGTCACCGACCAGGGACGGGGACGACGGCGCCGACGCGGCCGGGGTGGAAGCGACGGACTGCGACCTGGCGTGATTGCCGATCGTCATGACGGCCCCGACCAACACCCCGACCGTCACACTCAGGGCGGCCGCGGTCAGAGCGATCCCCATTCGTCCCGGCAAAGCGACTCCCTCGTTCCCCGATCGTGAGCAAGGCTACCTCCTCACTCTGGCACACGGGTACGGTTTTGCTGTGCCGCGACGCTCCCATCCACCCAGACCCTCTGGCCGGGGCAACCGGGGTGACCGGGGACGCGGCACCCGAGGTCCGGGGGCCGGGGAGGTGGGCGATGCCACCCGGCCAGGGGTGGGCTGGCAGCGCGCGCAGTCGACGAGGGACGGCGAGTTCCTCGTCAGAACGGTGCCCGGAGCCGTCGCGGGCAAGGACTACCGCTGCCCGGGGTGCCAGCAGATCATCGCGCCGGGAACGGCCCACCTGGTCGTCTGGCCGGCCTGGGTGTCCGAGACCGAAGGTGGAGTGGGCGACCGTCGACACTGGCACACCTCCTGCTGGCAACGTCGTGCCTCCCGCGCCGGACCGGGTGCCATCGGCTGAGACCCGTGCCGGCCATCGCGTCGGTGTCGGCGCCGTGTGACAGGGTTGACGGAAGAAGGACCACAGCGGAGGGGGACGCATGACCGGTGAGAAGACAGATCGGATCCCGGTGTTGCCCAGCTACCCACGGCCGGAGGACCTGCCGGCCGGGGTGGGCGATCTGGCACTGGCGATCCGGGGCCTGACCAAGACCTACGACGGCCGCGCGGTGGTCGATCACATCGACCTCGACGTGCCGACCGGAGCGTTCTTCGGGCTGGTCGGACCCAACGGTGCGGGCAAGACCACCACTCTGTCGATGGTCACCGGGTTGCTGCGCCCCGACGCCGGGCGGGTGATCATGGGCGGTGTCGACGTCTGGGCGGACCCGGTGCACGCCAAGAGCCGGATGGGCGTGCTGCCCGACGGCCTGCGTCTGTTCGAGCGGTTGTCCGGCCCCGAACTGCTGTCCTATCTCGGGCGCTTGCGAGGGCTGCCGGTGGCGACCGTGCAGGCCAGGTCCAAGGAACTGATCGCCGTGCTGGATCTCGACGAAGCCGGCTCCAGACTGGTCGCCGACTACTCGACCGGAATGCGGAAGAAGATCACCCTGGCGGCCGCGCTGCTGCACGCCCCGCCGATCCTGCTGCTGGACGAGCCGCTGGAGGCGGTCGACCCGGTCTCGGCCCGGGTGATCAGGACGGTGCTGTCGCGCTACACGGTCGGCGGCGGCACGGTGATCTTCTCCTCGCACGTGATGGCCCTGGTCGAGAGTCTGTGCACGCACGTGGCC is from Nakamurella sp. PAMC28650 and encodes:
- a CDS encoding ABC transporter ATP-binding protein, whose protein sequence is MTGEKTDRIPVLPSYPRPEDLPAGVGDLALAIRGLTKTYDGRAVVDHIDLDVPTGAFFGLVGPNGAGKTTTLSMVTGLLRPDAGRVIMGGVDVWADPVHAKSRMGVLPDGLRLFERLSGPELLSYLGRLRGLPVATVQARSKELIAVLDLDEAGSRLVADYSTGMRKKITLAAALLHAPPILLLDEPLEAVDPVSARVIRTVLSRYTVGGGTVIFSSHVMALVESLCTHVAVMGHGRIVATGPTASVRGQAASLEDAFMHLVGADDVAEGGLEWLGSSPA
- the rpsB gene encoding 30S ribosomal protein S2; protein product: MAVVTMRQLLDAGVHFGHQTRRWNPKMKRFIFTERNGNYVIDLQQTLTYIDKAYEFIKETVAHGGTVLFIGTKRQAQEAIAEQATRVQMPYVNQRWLGGMLTNFQTVHKRLLRLKDLEAMEESGGFVGFTKKEILLMTREKDKLAKTLGGIRDMTRVPSAVWIVDTKKEHIAVGEARKLNIPVVAVLDTNCDPDEVDYPVPGNDDAIRSAALLTKVVAEAVAEGLLARSGGAAVAAGEEPLAEWERELLQTHEETAPADAAPAPAADEVITEGATAELVADAEVADAATEGSDTAAGLASLN
- a CDS encoding phosphatidate cytidylyltransferase, which codes for MAIGVGLGLGLVVVVCLLLLREIFVLVVIAAVVASVWEMRATLATARGITITWIPVALGSAVTIALTWPYGHTAQMLGIALTSLAVMGWRFGRGADGYLADVSASIFLTIYLGLFATFATLMVAPHDGHARILAFLIMVVCSDTGGYAAGALLGRHPMAPTISPKKSWEGFTGSVVTAMAGGALSLSLMPALHHPWWQGAIIGLVLACVSTGGDLAESLIKRDLGVKDMGTLLPGHGGVMDRMDSLLPSAVVCWALLTLFVPV
- the tsf gene encoding translation elongation factor Ts, whose product is MANYSAADVKKLRELTGAGFMDCKKALEENEGDFDKAIEFLRIKNAKNASKRAERTTAEGMVAASGNALIELNSETDFVAKNQDFQDLANKIAAAAAATEGDVTVESVLAAPLGTGTVEDEITNAAGRLGEKLVLNRVAKFDGQTTVYLHKRSADLPPVIGVLVQYTGSDAETARGSAMQISAVPTTKYLSREEVPAEVLESEQRIAEGIAREEGKPEAALPKIVEGRVNGFYKAAVLGEQSWVRDSKMTVAKVLAGAGVDVTAFVRFEVGTA
- the pyrH gene encoding UMP kinase — its product is MTETETDRRPFRRVVLKLGGEMFGGGQVGVDPDVVSGVARQIAEVVGDGVQVAVVIGGGNFFRGAELNSRGMDRARADYMGMLGTVMNSLALQDFLEREHHLDTRVQTAITMGQVAEPYIPRRAQRHLEKGRIVIFAAGMGMPYFSTDTTAAQRALEINAEVVLMAKAVDGVFDADPRVVPDAKMFAEITHREVLERGLQVADATAFSLCMDNSMPIIVFNLLTDGNIGKAVRGERIGTLVSTPRSH
- the frr gene encoding ribosome recycling factor → MIDETLFDAEEKMEKAVLVAKEDLSSLRTGRANPNTFSRIVIDYYGATTPLQQMASITIPEARMAVIKPYDQSQLGSIERAIRDSDLGVNPSNDGNIIRIIFPQLTEERRRSMGKVARAKGEDAKVSVRNIRRKAKETLDKAVKDGDTGEDEGARAEKELQIVTDRYTASIDELVRHKEAELLED